A genomic segment from Gossypium hirsutum isolate 1008001.06 chromosome D04, Gossypium_hirsutum_v2.1, whole genome shotgun sequence encodes:
- the LOC107899523 gene encoding auxin transporter-like protein 2, whose translation MLPQKQAEEAIVSNLTEMELETREEDKDEEEQQSLFSVKNLLWHGGSAWDAWFSCASNQVAQVLLTLPYSFSQLGMLSGILLQVFYGLMGSWTAYIISVLYIEYRSRKEKENVSFKNHVIQWFEVLDGLLGPYWKAAGLAFNCTFLLFGSVIQLIACASNIYYINDKLDKRTWTYIFGACCATTVFIPSFHNYRIWSFLGLGMTTYTAWYLAIAAFVHGQVDGVTHSGPKKLVLYFTGATNILYTFGGHAVTVEIMHAMWKPQKFKYIYLMATLYVFTLTLPSASAVYWAFGDELLNHSNAFSLLPKNGFRDAAVILMLIHQFITFGFACTPLYFVWEKVIGMHDTKSICLRALARLPVVIPIWFLAIIFPFFGPINSAVGALLVSFTVYIIPALAHMLTYRKASARQNAAEKPPFFMPSWTAMYAFNAFIVVWVLVVGFGFGGWASMTNFIRQIDTFGLFAKCYQCKPPPSTGAAAAAANHH comes from the exons ATGTTGCCTCAGAAGCAAGCAGAAGAAGCAATAGTCTCAAACTTAACCGAGATGGAACTTGAAACCAGagaagaagacaaagatgaagaAGAACAACAATCATTGTTTAGTGTTAAAAACCTCCTCTGGCATGGTGGCTCAGCTTGGGATGCCTGGTTCAGCTGCGCTTCCAATCAA GTGGCTCAAGTGCTGTTGACACTACCCTATTCTTTCTCTCAACTGGGTATGCTGTCGGGAATTCTGCTTCAGGTATTCTATGGACTAATGGGAAGCTGGACTGCCTATATCATCAGTGTGCTCTATATAGAGTACAGAAGCAGGAAAGAGAAAGAGAACGTCAGCTTCAAGAACCATGTCATCCAG TGGTTTGAAGTGCTTGATGGGCTGCTGGGTCCATACTGGAAGGCAGCTGGACTTGCCTTCAACTGTACCTTCCTCTTATTCGGATCTGTCATACAACTTATAGCTTGTGCAAG CAATATTTACTACATCAATGATAAATTGGACAAAAGGACATGGACCTATATTTTTGGAGCTTGCTGCGCAACCACAGTTTTCATTCCTTCCTTTCACAACTACCGTATTTGGTCTTTCCTAGGTCTTGGGATGACCACCTATACGGCCTGGTACTTGGCAATAGCTGCCTTTGTTCACGGTCAG GTTGACGGAGTTACGCACAGCGGTCCAAAAAAGTTAGTGCTCTACTTCACCGGAGCCACCAACATTCTATACACCTTTGGTGGACATGCTGTGACTGT GGAAATCATGCATGCAATGTGGAAGCCTCAAAAATTCAAGTACATATACTTAATGGCCACATTATACGTATTTACCTTAACCCTTCCATCCGCTTCTGCCGTCTACTGGGCATTCGGGGACGAGCTGCTCAACCATTCCAACGCCTTCTCTCTCCTCCCCAAGAATGGTTTCCGTGATGCTGCCGTCATCTTAATGCTTATTCACCAG TTCATAACATTTGGGTTCGCCTGCACTCCATTGTACTTCGTGTGGGAGAAGGTGATTGGGATGCACGACACAAAAAGCATATGTTTGAGGGCGCTGGCAAGGCTGCCAGTGGTGATTCCGATCTGGTTCCTGGCCATCATCTTCCCCTTCTTTGGCCCCATTAACTCCGCAGTCGGTGCTCTTTTGGTCAGCTTCACCGTCTACATCATCCCAGCTTTAGCCCATATGCTCACCTACAGAAAAGCCTCTGCCCGACAG AATGCAGCAGAAAAGCCTCCGTTCTTCATGCCAAGCTGGACTGCAATGTATGCCTTCAATGCCTTCATAGTGGTGTGGGTTTTGGTGGTTGGATTTGGGTTCGGTGGATGGGCTAGCATGACCAATTTCATCAGGCAAATCGACACTTTCGGCTTGTTCGCTAAGTGCTATCAATGCAAGCCACCTCCATCAACCGGAGCAGCAGCAGCTGCTGCAAACCACCACTGA